Below is a genomic region from bacterium.
CTTCAAGCCCATAACTTTGAAGCTCGCTTTCAGTTGTAATTTCAATAAATTCTCTAAACGATAACCCGGCCATTTTAAAAACAACTGCCCGCCTACTAAGATCATGGGTCCCCTTGTATATCTCCAGCGCCGAACTTCCGGATGCTATTATTTTTAATTTTGGAAATGTGTCATTTATGCTTTTTAATTCTTTTGACCAATTTGAATATTTGTGTATTTCATCAAAACATAAAAGCTCTCCGCCAAGCTTATAAAACTGCTCTGCTATTTCATAAAGTGAATATTTGCCGACAAGAAAATGATCTGCCTGTACATAGATAGCCTTATCTGTAAAAATATCGTTATTATACGAGGAGAGGATGTATTGAATCATTGCAGTGGTTTTTCCTACACCCCTCTGTCCTGTTATTATGGAAAAACGATTAGTTAATGGATTAACTTTCAGAAAATATCTCTTATATTCTCTGTTATAAATGTTAATAAAATTCTGGCTGAGTTTAAATAACTCTTCTATCATATAGCTCCTTTCTGATAGTATTGCAATACTATTAAACCATTAGTTTGTTAGTATTGTATTACTATTATATACATAATTTTTAGTATTGCAATGCAATTTTTTTAAATAGTTGACATTTGTATCCAAAAATGTGTATCATTTAAATCATTATGAATTTTCAAAACAAAATCTGGGGGAAACATCCGGTATTAGAAGCGATAAAATCGGGCAGGAGGGAAATAAAGGTAATATTTTTCAGCAAGGAGCTGAAAAGGGATAGTGTTGATGAAATCAAAAAATTAGCCAGGGAGAAAAATATTGATTTTGTTTCCAAAGACAAAGGTTTTTTTTATAATTTCGGCCAGAGCCACCAGGGTGTCGCGGCGCTTTTAGGTGACGCGGAAAGAAGGATACAAACCAGCGTTGAAGATATTTTAGAGGTAAGTAAAAAAAATGGGAAACCGGCATTTATTATTCTTTTGGACAGTATCATGGATCCGCATAATCTCGGGGCGATCCTTCGCACGGCTGAGTCCGCCGGAGTTGACGGGGTGATTATTCCCAAACACCGCGCGTGCGGCTTAACAGGGACGGTTGCAAAAACCTCCGCAGGCGCGGTGGAACATATTTTGATTGCTGAGGTAACGAATTTATCGCAGGAAATCGAACGGCTGAAAAGTGAAAATATCTGGGTAGTAGGATTAGATACCAGGGCTGAAAAAAGTATTTATGAAATGGACCTGAAAATACCTTTGGCTATTGTTATTGGAAGCGAAGGAGAGGGCTTGCACAAATTGATTAAAGAAAGATGCGATTTTCTGGCCAATCTGCCCATGAACGGCAAAATAAATTCGCTTAACGCCTCTGTTGCCGCGGGAATTTGCCTGTATGAAGCGGTGAGACAGAGAAAAAATAGTTGATATTGACTAATTTATTTTTTTTGATATAATAATAATTTATTTTTAAATTTGGCGGTTTTTGCCGATGTAGCTCAATGGTAGAGCAAGTGATTTGTAATCACTAGGTTGGAGGTTCGATTCCTCTCATCGGCTCCAGATTTTTGCGCAAGACGCAAAAATCAGAGCAATCGAGAATCGAAATTCGAAAATAGAGGAAAAAATTCGATTGCGGTCTATTTTCGATTATCAATTTTCAGAATTTCATATTTACCAATTCGGGGAGATACCCAAGTGGCTAAAGGGAACAGACTGTAAATCTGTCGTCTTCGGGCTTCGAAGGTTCGAATCCTTCTCTCCCCACCAGTTTTTTGCTCTTTGAGTAAAAAACAGAGCAATCGAGAATCTAGATTCGAAAATAGACAGAAATATTTTATTAATCTAATTTCGATTCTCAAATTTCGATTTTCTAAAAAGCGGGAGTAGCTCAATGGTAGAGTTCTAGCCTTCCAAGCTAGCCACGGGGGTTCGATTCCCCTCTCCCGCTCCAAGATTTTTGCACTTTCGCGCAAAAATCAGAGCAATCGAGAATCGAAATTCGAAAATAGAAAAAATCTTTTATTAATCTAATTTCGATTCTCAAATTTCGATTTTCTAAAACGCCCATGTAGCTCAGTTGGTAGAGCACATCCTTGGTAAGGATGAGGTCACCAGTTCAATCCTGGTCGTGGGCTCCACACTTCGCTAAAGCTTCGTGTGGCCTGTGGCCATTCAAAAGCGAAATGTGTCAAGAAACTTGGGATTGAACTGGGAAAAAAGGTTTAAAAAAAACGGTGGATGAATATCTTAAAGATGAAGATGTCCAGCTAATGCTTCGTTTTAAAGACGGTGATAATTCATCCTTTGAAATTCTTCTTGAAAAATATCAGTCCCCGATAATTAATTTTTTATATAAAATAACAGGAAATAAAACAGAGGCGGAGGATTTGACCCAGGAGGTTTTTATCAGAGTATACCATTCCGGGAAAAAATACATTCCACAATCGAAATTCTCCACATGGATTTATATTATCGCGAAAAACACTGCGCTAAATGATATAAGAAGAAAAAAAGGTATTTTGCGTTTTTTAAAAAAGGATTTGGAAGAGCCAGAGAAAAAAATTCCGGATAATAAAAATCCATCAGCCTTGGCTCAGCTGGAACTAAAAGATCTCCAAAAAGTTGTTAAAAACGCGATTGATTTACTGCCGCCAAACCAAAAGATTGCCGTGATTTTATCTAAATATGATAGTTTATCCTATGAAGAAATTTCACAAATTATGGACTGTTCAATTTCTTCTGTAAAATCCCTTTTAAACCGCGCGAAAATATCTTTAAAAGAAAAACTTGAAAAATACGTTTATGATTAAATTTTAATTGTTAATAATTTATGGCCGGAAAAAACTGTAAAAAGAAAATATATGAAAAAGCGATAAAAAATTGGCCGCAGGATGAGAGGCCCAGAGAGAAGCTCTTGAGATGCGGTGAACATACTCTTAGCGATACGGAATTACTGGCCATAATATTACGGACAGGTATAAAAGGACAAAGTGCCGTTGATTTATCCAGGACGATTATCCAAAAGTTTAAAACATTTCGCAATATGGGCCATACAAATATTAAAGACTGGGACATAAAAGGTTTAGGAATGGCGAAGATTGCCCAGGTTAAAGCAGCTATTGAAATAGGCCGCAGGTTCGGAGAAGAAATTCTGAAGGGAAAAAAGGTAAAAATAGAAACTTCACATGATGTGGCAAAGATATTGATGAACAGGCTTAGAGACTTAAAAAAGGAAGTGTTTAAAGTGCTGTATCTGGATGTCAAAAACCAGGTAATTGAAATAAAAGAAATTGAAGAAGGTTCGGTAAACCAGGCAAGTCCAAATGTCAGGGAAATTTTACTGCCCGGTTTACAAAATTTTTCTTCGGGGATCATTTGTATCCATAATCATCCTTCAGGAGATTCATCTCCCAGTGAAGAGGACAGGCAATTTACAAGAAATGTAAAAGATGCCTGCGGCAGCCTGGGATTAAACTTTTTGGACCATATTATTATAGGCGACAATAAATACTTTAGTTTTGCGGATAAGGGATTGATATAAAAATTTTTTATTTGACCGCTCTGTTAAAGACTCTTTCAAGTTCTTCGGTATTTAATGATGCGGTTATAAACCCGGAAGCTCCGTAATGCAGTAATTTCAAATATTCTTTATTTTTTAATTTGTCCCCCGAAGTTATCAGGGCGGGTATCATGGGGAACAATTCTTTTAATTTTTTTAAAATCTCTGCTTGATTTTCTATTTCTTTAATAATACCAATTATAACCAGATTTATCCGGACATTATTCATAATCTCCAGGGCCATTTCTAAATTTAGGGCAAACATTATAAGATGTCCTTTTTCTGCCAGGGTCAGGCCCAGGGAATCAAGAATTTTAGGGTTTTTGTTAATAATTAGAATGTTGAATTTTTTTTGTCTCATAATAGATAATCCTTTCAGTGTTTTCCCAGCGCATTTAAAATTTCTTTTTTTAACGCTCCTTTGGTTTTTACGCTGTTTATGTCAAGTGACAGGTTCTTAAAGAGAAAAAAGAAATGGTTAAATATCATTGAACGGGGGATATTGGCATTTTTTTTGCAGCATAATTTATTTAAAAAAACTAATTCTTTTTTATTCAGCTTTAGAAAGATAATTCTGTCTTCCTTTTTATTATTTTTCATTTTTATTTCCCTTTACATGAAAAGTTGTTTAGGGCTTTTCAAAAATTAAAAAAATCAATTTCTTTTTTTATATGCTGCCACTGCCTCGGAGACCCTGACTCTCAGATCTTTTTCTTCCTTTATTCCCATAACATCAATTTTTAAATCCATCATCGCGTCTAAAATGGCCCTTAAAATATATGATTTAGGTAGTCTGTATCCTCCGGACCTTCTCATTGTGCTTCGCAGATTTTCCAGCCAATCATCTATTTCGGGAGTAATTGTAACAGGTATTCTGATAAGGTCTTTTCGGACATTACCGCGAAAACGTTTATATACAGTTCTTTTTTCCATACTTTGAAATATTATAATGTTTTGTAAAAAAAATCAAGTAAAATGTCAGAAAAATATCCATATTTTTTACCGCAACTTTTTCCTTAAATCTGTGTTTATACATATGGAGGCCAAAAAATGAGTTGCCGTGAAATAAAAAGCTCGCTGCCTTTATTCCTTGCAGGGGAGTTGCCGCAGGATGAAAAATCCAGGATAAAAATACATCTTGAGAAATGTTTAAATTGTAAAAAAGAATTGGAACTATTTCAAAAAAGCTGGGATTTGCTTGATATTGCTGATAAAATCCAGCCTTCAATTGCTTTTAAATCGAAAGTCCGCCGGAAGATTTCTGAAAACGGATATGACTGTCAGAAAAATAAATTTTTAAGGATGCCTGAATTTTTGCCAAAATGGGTGCCTGCGGCAGTTATAATGTTTTTATTAATGACCGGCGGCGGCGGGTTGTATTTAAGAAAAATTTTTATAAACCAAAGGATCCAGAATTACGCTTTGATATTTGAATATGAAAATACCCGGATCCCGGATGACCTGGATTTAGCGGAGGAATTGGAATTAATTGAAAATATGCACGTGCTGGAGGAGGTTGAATTAATTGATTCGATTAACTTGTAAGGTAGTTGTATTGACTTTATTTATCGCAGTGATTTCGGTTTTTATGGAAAATGGGGATATTGTCTTCGCGGAAGATTCCGTTGAAGTTATTACAGGGGAAGATATGGACATAGTTGAAAATCTTGAATTGCTGGAGAATGAAGATATCGAAATGTTTAGGAAGATGGAAATTTTAGAAGAAGACGATTTTGAATCGGTTGAAGAATTGGATGTCCTTGAACCGGAGGTGTCTGAAGATGAAGAAAAAAAATAAAATAATGTTTATCCTTGCGGTGAATCTTTGCATTTTTTTGGGATGGAAAGGGCCTTTTGTATTTGCGGGTGTGGATAACCCGGGAATTAAAGTAAATGGAGCATTGATAGAAAAATGGAAAAGGTTATCTCCTAAAGAAAGAGAAATGATAAGGGACAGGTACCGTCTTTTCAAAGATATTCCTCTGTCCGAAAGGGAAAGCTTTAAAA
It encodes:
- the rlmB gene encoding 23S rRNA (guanosine(2251)-2'-O)-methyltransferase RlmB, which produces MNFQNKIWGKHPVLEAIKSGRREIKVIFFSKELKRDSVDEIKKLAREKNIDFVSKDKGFFYNFGQSHQGVAALLGDAERRIQTSVEDILEVSKKNGKPAFIILLDSIMDPHNLGAILRTAESAGVDGVIIPKHRACGLTGTVAKTSAGAVEHILIAEVTNLSQEIERLKSENIWVVGLDTRAEKSIYEMDLKIPLAIVIGSEGEGLHKLIKERCDFLANLPMNGKINSLNASVAAGICLYEAVRQRKNS
- a CDS encoding RNA polymerase sigma factor; translation: MDEYLKDEDVQLMLRFKDGDNSSFEILLEKYQSPIINFLYKITGNKTEAEDLTQEVFIRVYHSGKKYIPQSKFSTWIYIIAKNTALNDIRRKKGILRFLKKDLEEPEKKIPDNKNPSALAQLELKDLQKVVKNAIDLLPPNQKIAVILSKYDSLSYEEISQIMDCSISSVKSLLNRAKISLKEKLEKYVYD
- the radC gene encoding DNA repair protein RadC → MAGKNCKKKIYEKAIKNWPQDERPREKLLRCGEHTLSDTELLAIILRTGIKGQSAVDLSRTIIQKFKTFRNMGHTNIKDWDIKGLGMAKIAQVKAAIEIGRRFGEEILKGKKVKIETSHDVAKILMNRLRDLKKEVFKVLYLDVKNQVIEIKEIEEGSVNQASPNVREILLPGLQNFSSGIICIHNHPSGDSSPSEEDRQFTRNVKDACGSLGLNFLDHIIIGDNKYFSFADKGLI
- a CDS encoding response regulator, encoding MRQKKFNILIINKNPKILDSLGLTLAEKGHLIMFALNLEMALEIMNNVRINLVIIGIIKEIENQAEILKKLKELFPMIPALITSGDKLKNKEYLKLLHYGASGFITASLNTEELERVFNRAVK
- a CDS encoding zf-HC2 domain-containing protein produces the protein MSCREIKSSLPLFLAGELPQDEKSRIKIHLEKCLNCKKELELFQKSWDLLDIADKIQPSIAFKSKVRRKISENGYDCQKNKFLRMPEFLPKWVPAAVIMFLLMTGGGGLYLRKIFINQRIQNYALIFEYENTRIPDDLDLAEELELIENMHVLEEVELIDSINL